The sequence TCACCGAGCGCGTGCGCTGCCCGGTCATCGTCGACGCCGATACCGGCTTTGGCAATGCGCTCAACGTCCAGCGCACCGTACGCGGGCTGGAGCGCGCCGGCGCGGCCATGATTCAGCTCGAAGACCAGGACTTCCCCAAGCGTTGCGGCCATCTGGAGGGAAAGTCGCTCGTCTCGGCTGACGAGATGTGCGGCAAGCTGCGCGCCGCGCTCGACGCCCGGCAGAACGACGATACGCTGATCCTGGCACGCACCGATGCGGTGGCCGTCGAGGGGCTGGAGGCGGCCCTCGAACGCGCCGAGCGCTATCTGAACTGCGGCGTGGACGCCCTGTTCATCGAGGCCTTGCGCTCGCCCGCCCAGATGGATGCCGCCTGCGCGCAGTTTGCCGGCCGGGTACCGTTGCTGGCCAACATGGTCGAAGGCGGTCAAACGCCGATAGAAAGCGCCCAGGCTCTGGCCGCCCGCGGCTTCCAGATCGTGATTTTCCCGGGTGGCACCGCGCGGGCCGTCGCCCACACCCTGCAAGGCTATTACGGCAGCCTGCTGGCCCAGGGCAGCACCGCCGCCTGGCGCTCGCAGATGCTGGACTTCGACCAGCTCAATGACGTCATCGGCACACCCGAACTGCTGGCCCGGGCAGAACGCTACCGCTGAGCCGGCCCGCGCGGCAGGCGACGCCAGAATACCGCCGCAGCGGCCAGACCCAGCGCGCCCATGGCCGCCACCCCGGCAGCCAGCGACACCAACGCGGTCAGGGCAGACAGCAGCACCGGGCCGAGGCTGCTGCCCAGGTCTGCCATAAAGCGCCATATGCCCAGAAACTCGGTGCGGCCATGCGCGGGCGAGGCGTCGGCGCCCAGGGTCATCACGATACCGGAACTGATGCCATTGCCCAGGCCCAGCAGCATGGCCGTGACGACAAAGGCCACCGTCCCCCCTGACAACGCGATGCCGATAAATGCCAGCCCCATCATCAGCGCCGACGGCAGCGCCACGGCGCGCCGCCCGCGGCGGTCCATCAGCACGCCTGCCGGATAGAACACCGACATGTCCACGGCGGCAACCAGCCCATAAATCAAGGACGTGACCGCCGCGTCTATCCCCAGATGATCCGCCCATAAGGGGATGACCACCTGGCGCGATGCCCGCACGGCGCTCACCAGCAAAATGCCCAACCCAAGCGTGAGATAGACCTGGCGATGGGCGCGAAACACCTCATGCATACGCGGGCGGGCAAGCGGCACCGCCCCGGCTGCGGCCGGGGTTTTCATATCGGGCGCGACCGCCGCGATGGCGCCCGCGCCCAACACGGCCACCAGCGCCACCCAGTAGGCGCCCTGCAGATCGATCAGATGTATCAACGCCGCGCCGGCGAATGGCCCGACGAACACGCCGATACGCATGGTGCCGGCCAGCGTGGACAAGGCGCGAGCCCGCATCCAGACGGGCACGGCGTCCACCATATACCCCTGGCGTGCCAACAGGAACACCGACGACGCCACCCCCACCATGAACACGCCGGCAGCCAGCGCCCAGATCGAGGAGGCGAAAATGCAGAGCAACATGGCCACGGCGCTGACCAGCGATGCCGCCACCATCGACCGGAGCTCGCCATGACGCGCCGTAAACAGCGCGGCGGGAATATTGCTCACCAGCGACCCCACGCCCACCAGCGCCACGATGAAACCCGAGGCGGCCATCGACGCGCCCAGATCGCGGGCACTCAGCGCGATCACCGGCAAAATGGCGCCGTTGCTCACCCCGTAGAGCAAGGAAGGGCCAAAGGCGGGGATGGCGATGGCGCGCAGCCGGAAATCAGAATCGGGATCGGTATCGGGCACGGTAGGCGGCAAGGTGAACGGCAAAAGCCTGCGGACGGGCAGCGGCTATTCTAGCCAGACCCGTCCCCTGTCGCGAACGCGCCGGCGGCCGGCAAAACGCTGCCGGCCCACCCCCGGCGCCAAGGCCAGTTAAAATGCCGGGTTTTCCACGCTGGCGGGCGGCGCGCCCAACGCGCCCCAATTTCCAACTTCTATGCTTACCTTTCAGCAAATCATCCTCACGCTCCAGGAGTACTGGGACAAACAAGGTTGCGCCCTGCTGCAGCCCTATGACATGGAAGTCGGCGCCGGTACCTCGCACACGGCGACCTTTCTGCGCGCCATCGGGCCGGAACCCTGGCGCGCCGCCTATGTCCAGCCCTCGC comes from Bordetella holmesii ATCC 51541 and encodes:
- a CDS encoding 2,3-dimethylmalate lyase, yielding MTSSALKSRLRTGQALLAPGVYDALSALIAEQTGFDALYLSGASIAYSRLGRSDVGLTTYSEVESVLGRITERVRCPVIVDADTGFGNALNVQRTVRGLERAGAAMIQLEDQDFPKRCGHLEGKSLVSADEMCGKLRAALDARQNDDTLILARTDAVAVEGLEAALERAERYLNCGVDALFIEALRSPAQMDAACAQFAGRVPLLANMVEGGQTPIESAQALAARGFQIVIFPGGTARAVAHTLQGYYGSLLAQGSTAAWRSQMLDFDQLNDVIGTPELLARAERYR
- a CDS encoding major Facilitator Superfamily protein yields the protein MPDTDPDSDFRLRAIAIPAFGPSLLYGVSNGAILPVIALSARDLGASMAASGFIVALVGVGSLVSNIPAALFTARHGELRSMVAASLVSAVAMLLCIFASSIWALAAGVFMVGVASSVFLLARQGYMVDAVPVWMRARALSTLAGTMRIGVFVGPFAGAALIHLIDLQGAYWVALVAVLGAGAIAAVAPDMKTPAAAGAVPLARPRMHEVFRAHRQVYLTLGLGILLVSAVRASRQVVIPLWADHLGIDAAVTSLIYGLVAAVDMSVFYPAGVLMDRRGRRAVALPSALMMGLAFIGIALSGGTVAFVVTAMLLGLGNGISSGIVMTLGADASPAHGRTEFLGIWRFMADLGSSLGPVLLSALTALVSLAAGVAAMGALGLAAAAVFWRRLPRGPAQR